One Sulfuriferula thiophila DNA window includes the following coding sequences:
- the lapB gene encoding lipopolysaccharide assembly protein LapB yields the protein MEFELWWLLALPLFFGLGWMAARVDIRHVMTESRSVPASYFKGLNFLLNEQPDKAIEAFIEVVKVDSDTVDLHFALGGLFRKRGEVERAIRMHQNLVAREDLSAERQLKALSELGQDYLKAGLLDRAEEIFNRLQTSDAAGKARQFLLEIYVQEKDWQKAVVAARELSQICNQPYHTEIAHYLCELANYAYVHGQIDAARGHLSEALQANRDCVRANVLLGDIEASQGNHEAAIAAWRRIETQSIAHLALVTERIMSAYRELGREAEGVSYLRGALARQPSYELFSTVFTGTLKLSGAAAAYQLARETLQSQPSLRGLDRLLEAELLTAPVERQSDLQLKKGIVQRYSQRQSMYQCDHCGFKARSFFWHCPACSHWDSFPPQQKEE from the coding sequence ATGGAATTTGAATTATGGTGGCTATTGGCTTTGCCTTTGTTTTTTGGCTTAGGTTGGATGGCCGCACGCGTTGATATACGCCATGTTATGACCGAGTCACGCAGTGTGCCGGCCTCCTATTTCAAAGGGCTGAATTTCTTATTGAATGAGCAGCCGGATAAGGCCATAGAGGCATTTATTGAAGTGGTCAAGGTGGATAGCGATACCGTTGATTTGCACTTTGCTTTAGGTGGTTTGTTCCGTAAACGTGGCGAAGTCGAGCGTGCAATTCGTATGCATCAAAATCTCGTTGCGCGCGAGGATTTGTCTGCAGAGCGTCAGCTGAAAGCATTATCAGAATTAGGGCAGGATTATCTGAAAGCCGGTTTGCTGGATAGGGCTGAGGAGATATTTAATCGTCTGCAGACGAGTGATGCAGCAGGTAAAGCACGGCAATTTCTGCTGGAAATTTATGTGCAGGAAAAAGATTGGCAAAAGGCAGTGGTCGCTGCGCGTGAATTGTCGCAAATCTGTAACCAGCCGTATCATACTGAAATTGCGCATTATCTATGTGAGCTGGCTAATTATGCTTACGTGCATGGGCAGATAGATGCGGCTCGCGGGCATTTGAGTGAAGCATTGCAGGCTAATCGCGATTGCGTTCGCGCGAATGTGTTATTGGGCGACATCGAAGCATCCCAGGGTAATCATGAAGCCGCGATTGCAGCTTGGCGTCGTATTGAAACGCAGAGCATTGCCCACCTCGCTCTGGTGACAGAGCGCATTATGTCGGCTTACCGTGAACTTGGGCGCGAAGCTGAGGGAGTTAGCTATTTGCGCGGTGCTTTGGCGCGACAGCCTTCATATGAGTTATTCAGTACGGTATTTACTGGCACACTTAAATTGTCTGGAGCTGCCGCCGCATACCAGTTGGCGCGTGAAACCTTACAGTCCCAACCAAGTTTGCGTGGTTTGGACCGATTGCTGGAAGCCGAATTGTTAACCGCGCCAGTTGAGCGTCAGTCGGATTTGCAGTTAAAGAAAGGTATCGTGCAGCGCTATAGTCAGCGCCAATCGATGTATCAGTGCGATCATTGCGGATTTAAAGCGCGCAGTTTTTTCTGGCATTGTCCGGCGTGTAGCCACTGGGATAGTTTCCCTCCTCAGCAAAAAGAAGAATAG
- a CDS encoding LapA family protein: MRYLIGLLKIALFVFLLGFAVKNSELVTLRYYFGYQWQMPLVLIILIFLAVGAALGVAACLGYLFRQRRELQKMRQSLSTTKTTLGE, from the coding sequence ATGCGTTATTTAATAGGCTTGTTAAAAATCGCATTATTCGTTTTTTTACTCGGATTTGCTGTTAAAAACAGTGAACTAGTAACTTTGCGCTATTATTTTGGCTATCAGTGGCAAATGCCATTGGTCCTGATAATTCTAATTTTTTTGGCTGTTGGTGCCGCATTAGGTGTCGCTGCATGTCTCGGTTATTTGTTCCGTCAACGCCGTGAATTACAAAAAATGCGTCAGTCACTATCTACTACCAAAACTACGTTAGGCGAATGA
- a CDS encoding integration host factor subunit beta, translated as MTKSELIAQLAARHHQLVATDAEMAVKTILDAVSKSLAAGERVEIRGFGSFSLNYRPPRLGRNPKTGEKVEVPEKYVPHFKAGKELRERVDYPVS; from the coding sequence ATGACCAAATCGGAGTTGATTGCGCAGTTGGCTGCACGCCATCACCAGTTGGTCGCGACGGACGCGGAAATGGCAGTTAAAACCATTTTAGATGCTGTTTCCAAAAGTCTGGCTGCTGGTGAACGGGTGGAAATTCGTGGCTTTGGCAGTTTTAGTTTGAACTATCGTCCACCACGTTTAGGGCGTAATCCGAAAACCGGTGAAAAAGTGGAAGTGCCTGAAAAATACGTCCCACATTTTAAAGCGGGTAAGGAATTACGTGAGCGTGTGGATTACCCAGTGAGCTGA
- the rpsA gene encoding 30S ribosomal protein S1: MSTVATSTESSMESFAALFEESLLRQELRAGEVITAEVVGIDDNFVTVNAGLKSESLIAIEEFRTDRGELEVAIGDFVSVAIEMLEDGYGATKLSRDKAKRLAAWISLEKSMEEGEIITGMVNGKVKGGLTVMVNGIRAFLPGSLVDTRPVKDTTPYENKEMEFKVIKLDRKRNNVVVSRRAVLEATMGADRDALMANLKEGAVVKGVVKNITDYGAFVDLGGIDGLLHITDMAWRRVKHPSEVVQVGDEVEAKILKFDQDKNRVSLGIKQLGDDPWSGLARRYPAGTRMFGKVANLTDYGAFVEIEPGIEGLVHVSEMDWTNKNVHPSKVVQLGDEVEVMVLEIDEERRRISLGMKQCKSNPWDDFEQGHKKGDKVSGQIKSITDFGVFIGLPGGIDGLVHLSDLSWSQPGEEAVRNFKKGDEVQAVVLAIDVERERISLGIKQIEGDPVNSFVSSFDKGSIVKGTVKSLDAKGAVIQLGDDVEGYLRASEFSRDRVEDIRNHLKEGDEVEAMIINVDRKSRSINLSIKAKDAAEQTEAMQKLAGDQVASTGTTNLGALLKAKLDNKNAES, from the coding sequence ATGTCTACTGTTGCCACCTCCACCGAATCCAGTATGGAAAGTTTCGCCGCTCTGTTTGAAGAGAGCTTGCTTCGTCAAGAACTACGCGCTGGTGAAGTTATTACCGCCGAAGTTGTTGGGATCGACGATAACTTCGTTACCGTTAATGCTGGTCTGAAATCCGAAAGTCTGATTGCCATCGAAGAATTCCGCACTGATCGCGGTGAGCTCGAAGTAGCAATTGGCGATTTTGTTAGCGTAGCAATCGAAATGCTGGAAGATGGCTATGGTGCAACCAAGCTGTCACGTGATAAAGCCAAGCGTTTGGCTGCATGGATAAGCTTGGAAAAATCCATGGAAGAAGGCGAAATCATTACCGGTATGGTTAACGGTAAGGTTAAGGGCGGTTTGACGGTCATGGTAAATGGTATTCGTGCATTCTTGCCAGGTTCACTGGTGGATACACGTCCAGTTAAAGACACCACCCCGTACGAAAATAAAGAAATGGAATTCAAAGTTATTAAGCTTGATCGCAAGCGTAATAACGTTGTGGTATCACGTCGTGCAGTGCTTGAAGCAACCATGGGTGCTGACCGTGACGCGCTGATGGCTAACCTGAAAGAAGGTGCTGTTGTTAAAGGCGTGGTTAAGAATATTACTGATTATGGCGCCTTCGTTGATTTGGGCGGCATTGATGGTTTGTTGCACATTACCGATATGGCATGGCGTCGTGTCAAGCATCCTTCTGAAGTGGTGCAAGTTGGTGATGAAGTCGAAGCAAAAATCCTTAAGTTTGATCAAGACAAGAACCGTGTTTCTCTGGGTATCAAGCAATTGGGTGATGATCCTTGGAGTGGTTTGGCACGTCGTTATCCAGCAGGCACACGCATGTTTGGTAAAGTGGCTAATCTTACCGACTACGGTGCATTCGTTGAAATCGAGCCAGGTATCGAAGGTTTGGTTCACGTTTCCGAAATGGACTGGACTAACAAGAACGTTCATCCATCCAAAGTTGTTCAGCTTGGCGATGAAGTTGAAGTCATGGTATTGGAAATCGATGAAGAGCGTCGTCGCATCTCCTTGGGCATGAAGCAGTGCAAGTCCAATCCTTGGGATGATTTCGAACAAGGCCACAAGAAGGGCGACAAAGTTAGTGGTCAAATCAAGTCTATCACTGACTTTGGTGTGTTCATTGGCTTGCCTGGTGGTATCGACGGTTTGGTCCATCTGTCTGATTTGTCATGGAGCCAGCCTGGTGAAGAAGCTGTTCGCAACTTCAAGAAGGGTGATGAAGTTCAAGCTGTGGTATTGGCAATTGATGTTGAACGTGAGCGTATCTCTCTGGGTATCAAGCAGATTGAAGGCGATCCAGTTAACAGTTTTGTTTCCAGCTTTGATAAAGGCAGCATCGTAAAAGGTACTGTTAAATCACTGGATGCTAAAGGTGCTGTGATTCAATTAGGTGACGATGTTGAAGGTTACTTGCGTGCTTCTGAATTCTCACGCGATCGCGTTGAAGATATTCGTAACCACCTTAAAGAAGGTGACGAAGTTGAAGCAATGATCATTAACGTTGATCGTAAGAGCCGTAGTATCAACTTGTCGATTAAGGCAAAGGATGCTGCAGAACAAACCGAAGCGATGCAAAAATTGGCTGGCGATCAGGTAGCAAGCACTGGTACTACTAATCTTGGCGCGTTGCTCAAGGCTAAACTTGACAACAAAAACGCTGAATCCTGA
- the cmk gene encoding (d)CMP kinase, which translates to MMHPDIPVIAIDGPSASGKGTVAALVAKALGFHYLDSGALYRLTALAAQRQCVALDDEAALAELALHLDVRFEDGEVYLQNERVTDDVRSEACGTGASKVAVLPAVRTALLARQHAFRQLPGLVADGRDMGSVVFPDAALKIFLTATAEERAQRRYKQLMEKGISANLTNLLEDLRERDARDSARSVAPLRQEKDAILLDTTHINVNAAVDFVLKNFNLVAGAQVNPN; encoded by the coding sequence ATGATGCATCCGGATATTCCTGTCATCGCGATAGATGGGCCGTCGGCGTCAGGCAAGGGAACGGTTGCGGCGTTGGTGGCAAAAGCACTGGGCTTTCATTATCTGGACAGTGGTGCGCTGTATCGACTCACCGCGTTAGCGGCGCAGCGTCAATGTGTGGCTCTGGACGATGAAGCAGCATTGGCTGAACTGGCTTTGCATCTGGATGTGCGTTTTGAGGATGGTGAAGTTTATTTGCAGAACGAGCGTGTTACGGATGATGTGCGCAGTGAGGCTTGTGGCACAGGCGCATCTAAAGTCGCTGTATTACCTGCAGTACGTACAGCATTGCTGGCACGGCAACATGCGTTTCGCCAGTTACCTGGACTGGTTGCAGATGGGCGTGATATGGGTTCAGTCGTGTTCCCCGATGCGGCGCTGAAAATATTTTTAACGGCGACTGCCGAAGAACGTGCGCAAAGACGTTATAAGCAGTTGATGGAAAAAGGAATTAGTGCTAATCTTACAAACTTGCTGGAAGATTTGCGTGAGCGGGATGCGCGAGATAGTGCGCGTTCGGTTGCGCCATTACGGCAAGAAAAGGATGCTATTTTATTGGATACGACACACATCAACGTTAATGCTGCAGTTGATTTTGTGTTAAAAAACTTTAACTTAGTGGCTGGTGCTCAAGTTAATCCTAACTGA
- the aroA gene encoding 3-phosphoshikimate 1-carboxyvinyltransferase, whose product MEYLDLPPLTQARGAVQLPGSKSISNRILLLSALAAGTTRVNHLLDSDDTRVMLAALTELGVTVTQLDGSRDYQITGVAGCFTQSKADLFLGNAGTAFRSLTAALALSHGDYQLSGVARMHERPIGDLVDALRQLGAQVSYLGQDGFPPLKIAPLIANDHAEVSVRGNVSSQFLTGLLLAAPLTGRAVTIGVEGELISKPYVEITLNLMRRFGVDVVRVGWQRFEIAAGQVYQSPGSIDVEGDASSASYFLAAGAIGGGPVRVEGVGRLSIQGDVRFAEALQQMGADIVYEDNAITASASQGLRGIDADFNHIPDAAMTIAIVALFAEGPTTLRNIASWRVKETDRIHAMATELRKVGAVVEEGADYLRITPPLNLQAATIDTYDDHRMAMCFSLVALGGVPVRINDPQCVNKTFPDYFSEFASITQSARAL is encoded by the coding sequence ATGGAATATCTTGATCTGCCTCCGTTAACGCAGGCTCGTGGTGCGGTGCAATTGCCGGGCTCGAAGAGCATCTCTAATCGTATTTTATTGTTATCAGCACTGGCTGCAGGCACGACGCGTGTGAATCATTTGCTGGATTCGGATGACACGCGGGTCATGTTAGCCGCGTTAACCGAGCTTGGCGTCACTGTTACACAATTAGATGGCAGTCGCGATTATCAAATTACCGGTGTGGCAGGTTGTTTTACTCAAAGCAAGGCTGATTTGTTTCTGGGTAATGCAGGCACTGCGTTTCGATCATTGACCGCAGCGCTGGCGTTATCGCATGGCGATTATCAATTGTCCGGTGTGGCGCGCATGCATGAACGACCAATTGGTGATCTGGTGGATGCTTTGCGTCAACTGGGTGCGCAGGTCAGCTATCTCGGGCAGGATGGTTTCCCGCCGCTGAAAATTGCGCCGTTAATTGCTAACGATCATGCCGAAGTCAGTGTGCGCGGCAATGTGTCCAGTCAGTTTCTGACCGGCTTGCTGCTAGCTGCGCCATTAACCGGGCGTGCGGTTACCATAGGTGTTGAAGGCGAATTGATTTCCAAGCCCTATGTGGAAATAACCTTGAATCTGATGCGTCGATTCGGTGTTGATGTGGTCCGCGTTGGCTGGCAGCGATTTGAGATTGCTGCGGGTCAGGTCTACCAAAGCCCGGGCAGTATTGATGTCGAAGGAGATGCTTCGTCAGCATCGTATTTTCTCGCCGCGGGTGCGATAGGTGGTGGTCCGGTGCGTGTTGAGGGGGTGGGGCGGCTGAGTATTCAGGGTGATGTGCGTTTTGCTGAAGCGTTACAGCAAATGGGCGCTGATATTGTTTATGAAGATAATGCCATTACCGCTTCGGCCAGTCAGGGTTTGCGTGGTATTGATGCCGACTTTAATCATATTCCCGATGCGGCAATGACGATTGCCATTGTGGCGCTCTTTGCTGAAGGTCCCACCACCTTGCGCAATATTGCTAGTTGGCGGGTCAAAGAGACAGACCGGATTCACGCCATGGCGACTGAGCTGCGCAAAGTTGGCGCCGTCGTTGAGGAAGGGGCGGATTATTTGCGCATTACCCCGCCGTTAAATTTGCAGGCTGCAACCATAGATACGTATGACGACCATCGCATGGCGATGTGCTTTTCACTGGTGGCGCTAGGTGGGGTGCCAGTTCGTATCAATGATCCACAATGCGTGAATAAAACATTCCCTGATTATTTTTCAGAATTTGCATCAATTACGCAATCGGCGCGAGCGCTATGA
- the guaA gene encoding glutamine-hydrolyzing GMP synthase, producing the protein MAHQKILILDFGSQYTQLIARRVREANVYCELHSFDVDAQFIRDFNPVGIILSGGPASVTEDETPRAPQVVFELGVPVLGICYGMQTMAAQLGGAVENALHREFGYAQLRAQGHSGLLRDIQDHVNEQGHGLLDVWMSHGDKVTVLPAGFKIIASNAATPIAGMADEDRRFYGLQFHPEVTHSLQGKAIIARFVHDICGAGADWTMPNYVDEAIARVRAEVGSDEVILGLSGGVDSSVVAALLHKAIGDQLTCVFVDNGLLRLNEAEQVMATFAQNLGVKVIHVDASAEFMKHLAGVTDPEQKRKIIGREFVEVFQRESAKLPNAKWLAQGTIYPDVIESAGAKTKKAHAIKSHHNVGGLPDTLHLKLLEPLRELFKDEVRELGVALGLPHDMVYRHPFPGPGLGVRILGEVKAEFAELLRRADAIFIEELRASGWYAKTSQAFAVFLPVKSVGVMGDGRTYEYVVALRAIQTQDFMTAHWAELPYSLLGKVSNRIINEVRGINRVVYDISGKPPATIEWE; encoded by the coding sequence ATGGCACATCAAAAAATACTGATTCTTGATTTTGGTTCCCAATATACCCAGCTGATTGCACGGCGTGTACGTGAAGCCAATGTGTATTGTGAGTTGCATTCGTTTGATGTGGATGCTCAATTTATCCGTGACTTTAATCCGGTGGGTATTATCTTGTCCGGAGGTCCGGCTTCGGTGACCGAGGATGAGACGCCGCGTGCGCCACAAGTTGTGTTTGAACTGGGTGTGCCAGTATTGGGCATCTGCTATGGCATGCAAACCATGGCAGCGCAACTTGGTGGGGCCGTGGAAAATGCATTGCATCGTGAATTTGGCTATGCGCAATTGCGTGCGCAGGGGCATTCAGGTTTGCTGCGTGATATACAGGATCATGTTAATGAGCAAGGGCATGGTTTGCTGGATGTGTGGATGAGTCATGGCGATAAAGTGACGGTATTGCCTGCCGGTTTTAAAATTATTGCCAGTAACGCGGCGACACCGATTGCCGGTATGGCTGATGAAGATCGTCGCTTCTATGGCTTGCAGTTCCATCCGGAAGTAACACATAGCTTGCAAGGCAAGGCAATCATTGCGCGTTTCGTTCATGATATTTGCGGAGCTGGTGCAGATTGGACCATGCCTAACTACGTAGATGAAGCCATTGCCCGTGTGCGCGCAGAGGTCGGTAGTGATGAAGTGATACTCGGCTTGTCGGGTGGCGTGGATTCATCTGTGGTGGCTGCATTGCTGCACAAGGCGATTGGCGATCAGTTGACCTGTGTATTCGTTGATAATGGGTTGCTGCGACTGAATGAAGCAGAGCAGGTTATGGCGACATTTGCGCAGAATCTGGGTGTCAAGGTGATCCATGTGGATGCCAGTGCGGAATTCATGAAGCATCTGGCAGGGGTGACTGATCCTGAGCAGAAGCGCAAAATCATCGGCCGTGAATTTGTCGAGGTGTTCCAGCGAGAGTCGGCCAAGCTGCCGAATGCCAAATGGCTGGCGCAAGGTACGATCTATCCGGATGTGATTGAATCGGCTGGTGCAAAGACTAAAAAAGCGCATGCGATCAAGTCGCATCATAACGTGGGTGGCTTGCCGGATACCCTGCATTTGAAACTGCTGGAGCCGCTGCGTGAATTGTTTAAGGATGAAGTGCGCGAACTGGGTGTGGCGTTAGGTTTGCCGCATGATATGGTTTATCGCCATCCATTCCCGGGGCCGGGTTTGGGTGTGCGCATTCTGGGTGAAGTTAAGGCTGAGTTTGCTGAGTTGTTGCGCCGTGCAGACGCGATTTTCATTGAAGAGTTACGTGCCAGTGGCTGGTATGCGAAAACGTCACAGGCATTTGCGGTATTCCTGCCGGTTAAGTCGGTGGGCGTGATGGGGGACGGTCGCACTTATGAATACGTAGTTGCATTACGCGCAATTCAAACTCAGGATTTCATGACTGCGCATTGGGCCGAGTTGCCATACAGTCTGCTGGGTAAGGTTTCCAATCGTATAATCAATGAAGTGCGCGGCATTAATCGTGTGGTTTATGATATTTCCGGTAAGCCGCCAGCTACCATCGAGTGGGAATGA
- the guaB gene encoding IMP dehydrogenase encodes MRVIQKALTFDDVLLVPAHSDVLPRDVSLQTRLTREITLNIPLLSAAMDTVTEAPLAIALAQEGGIGIVHKNMSIEAQAAEVARVKRFESGVVKDPVTVTPDMTVRDVQATTRQYRISGLPVVDAAGKVVGIVTNRDLRFETNLDQPISNVMTPRERLVTVKEGASRQEVLSLLHKHRIERLLVVNDDFELRGLVTVKDIQKSSEHPNACKDSQGRLRVGAAVGVGAGTAERVTALAHAGVDVIVVDTAHGHSKGVLDRVKWVKTNFPHIQVIGGNIATASAALALVEHGADAVKVGIGPGSICTTRIVAGVGVPQITAIQNVADALRSLGVPLIADGGVRYSGDIAKALAAGASTVMLGGLFAGTEEAPGEIELFQGRSYKSYRGMGSLGAMQKGSSDRYFQDNEANADKFVPEGIEGRVPYKGSMLAVIHQLMGGLRSSMGYLGTATISDMQERAEFVEITSAGVRESHVHDVQITKEAPNYRLD; translated from the coding sequence ATGCGCGTGATTCAAAAAGCCCTCACCTTTGATGACGTTCTGCTCGTCCCCGCTCACTCCGATGTATTGCCCCGCGATGTGAGTTTACAAACTCGTTTGACCCGTGAAATCACATTAAATATCCCGCTGTTGTCTGCTGCGATGGATACAGTAACTGAGGCGCCATTAGCAATTGCATTGGCTCAGGAAGGTGGTATCGGTATTGTTCATAAGAATATGAGCATAGAGGCGCAAGCTGCAGAAGTGGCTCGGGTTAAGCGCTTTGAATCTGGTGTCGTAAAAGATCCTGTTACTGTTACCCCGGATATGACTGTGCGTGATGTACAGGCTACTACACGGCAATACCGTATTTCCGGTTTGCCTGTGGTTGATGCGGCAGGTAAGGTGGTCGGCATCGTAACCAATCGTGATTTGCGCTTTGAAACCAACCTGGATCAACCTATTAGTAACGTTATGACGCCGCGTGAGCGTCTGGTAACGGTTAAAGAGGGTGCCAGCCGTCAGGAAGTATTGTCATTGCTGCACAAGCACCGTATCGAACGCTTGCTGGTGGTAAATGATGACTTCGAGTTGCGCGGTCTGGTTACCGTTAAAGATATACAGAAATCCTCAGAGCATCCTAATGCATGTAAAGACAGCCAAGGCCGTTTGCGCGTGGGCGCAGCGGTGGGCGTGGGTGCGGGTACGGCAGAGCGGGTAACTGCACTGGCGCATGCGGGTGTTGACGTCATTGTTGTGGATACCGCTCACGGTCACTCCAAAGGTGTGCTGGATCGGGTGAAGTGGGTTAAAACCAATTTCCCGCATATTCAGGTGATTGGTGGCAATATTGCTACCGCATCAGCTGCATTGGCGCTGGTTGAGCATGGTGCTGATGCAGTTAAGGTCGGTATCGGTCCTGGTTCAATTTGCACTACCCGTATTGTTGCCGGTGTTGGCGTGCCGCAGATTACTGCCATTCAGAATGTGGCCGACGCGTTGCGTAGCCTGGGTGTGCCGTTGATCGCCGATGGTGGTGTACGTTATTCAGGCGATATTGCCAAAGCGCTTGCTGCTGGCGCCAGCACGGTAATGCTGGGCGGTTTGTTCGCGGGTACGGAAGAGGCTCCGGGCGAGATCGAGTTATTCCAGGGGCGTTCATATAAATCCTATCGCGGCATGGGTTCGTTGGGCGCGATGCAAAAAGGCTCCAGTGACCGTTATTTTCAGGATAACGAAGCCAACGCGGATAAGTTTGTTCCGGAAGGTATCGAAGGTCGCGTTCCCTACAAAGGTAGCATGCTGGCAGTTATTCATCAATTGATGGGTGGCTTGCGTTCCAGTATGGGTTATTTGGGCACAGCAACAATCAGTGATATGCAAGAACGTGCGGAATTTGTTGAGATAACTTCTGCCGGTGTACGTGAATCTCACGTGCATGACGTACAAATAACCAAAGAAGCCCCAAATTATCGTCTGGACTGA
- a CDS encoding RnfH family protein, with amino-acid sequence MTNQILVEIAFARPDEQVILPLHTQEGITAIAAIEASGILAKFPEIDLKQNKIGVFGKLVKPDTVLRDKDRVEIYRKLIADPKEVRRRRAEEGKVMKKGGGDVEKAEE; translated from the coding sequence ATGACAAATCAGATTTTAGTTGAGATTGCTTTTGCCAGGCCGGACGAGCAGGTGATATTGCCGCTCCATACCCAAGAAGGCATCACTGCAATTGCGGCGATTGAGGCATCGGGTATATTGGCTAAATTTCCTGAGATTGACCTGAAGCAGAACAAAATTGGTGTGTTTGGCAAGCTGGTAAAGCCTGATACGGTACTGCGGGATAAGGATCGCGTGGAAATTTACCGCAAGTTGATTGCTGATCCTAAAGAAGTGCGGCGGCGTCGCGCTGAAGAGGGTAAGGTAATGAAAAAGGGCGGTGGGGATGTTGAGAAAGCTGAAGAATAA
- a CDS encoding type II toxin-antitoxin system RatA family toxin yields MALVNKSVLVGHSAQQMFDLVDRVEDYPEFLPWCGGTDVKSRQENQLVARVDIDYMHIKQHFTTENSNQPPNLIKMRLLDGPFKQLDGEWRFKALGNEACKIEFVLHYEFSNKLLDAVLGPVFGYIANSFVEAFIQRAEQVYGAT; encoded by the coding sequence ATGGCACTGGTAAACAAAAGTGTTTTGGTTGGGCATTCAGCCCAGCAGATGTTTGATTTGGTGGACAGGGTGGAGGATTACCCGGAATTCCTGCCCTGGTGTGGCGGCACCGACGTGAAAAGTCGGCAAGAGAATCAGTTGGTGGCGCGGGTCGATATTGATTATATGCATATTAAACAGCACTTTACTACTGAAAATAGCAATCAGCCGCCAAATTTGATTAAAATGCGTCTGCTGGACGGACCGTTCAAGCAATTGGACGGTGAGTGGCGTTTCAAAGCGCTGGGGAATGAAGCATGCAAGATTGAGTTTGTGCTGCATTACGAGTTTTCGAATAAATTGCTCGATGCCGTATTGGGGCCTGTGTTCGGTTATATAGCGAATAGTTTCGTCGAGGCGTTTATTCAGCGCGCAGAACAAGTGTATGGTGCAACATGA
- the smpB gene encoding SsrA-binding protein SmpB, which translates to MPAQNGNKHMSIAQNKKAYHDYFIEDKYEAGLMLSGWEVKAIRASRVQLKEAYVVIKNGEVFLIGAHISPLATASTHVHPDATRSRKLLLHAEEISKLIGKVERSGYTLVPLDLHYTRGRIKLEIGLAKGKKQHDKRQAEKTRESNLEVQRAMRSHNKLA; encoded by the coding sequence ATACCTGCTCAGAATGGGAACAAACACATGAGCATCGCGCAAAACAAAAAAGCATACCACGATTATTTCATTGAGGATAAGTACGAAGCCGGACTTATGCTCAGCGGCTGGGAAGTAAAAGCCATCCGCGCGTCCCGCGTCCAGCTTAAAGAAGCTTATGTCGTCATCAAGAATGGCGAGGTTTTTCTGATCGGCGCACATATCAGCCCGCTGGCAACCGCGTCAACCCATGTGCATCCTGACGCTACCCGCAGCCGCAAGCTGTTACTGCACGCAGAAGAGATCAGCAAACTCATCGGCAAAGTTGAGCGCTCAGGCTATACGCTGGTGCCGCTTGACCTGCATTACACTCGCGGCAGGATTAAGCTGGAAATCGGTCTGGCCAAAGGCAAGAAACAACATGACAAGCGCCAGGCGGAGAAGACGCGCGAATCCAATCTTGAAGTACAACGCGCCATGCGCAGCCACAACAAGCTGGCATAG